In Bremerella alba, the following proteins share a genomic window:
- a CDS encoding sodium:solute symporter yields the protein MNWKRIGAILVMTPGIASELWAQEVVATKQADPVSFSWINWVVLVAYLAGMIGVGIFFSRRESDSRDFFLAGGRIPWWAAGLSIYGTQLSAITFMSVPALALTQGGNWTRLVGSWTILLLAPLIIFFFLPLFRRLNVQTAYEYLEYRFNVIVRWLASLTFISFQVGRMGIVLLLPAAAISAATGVNVLLAIVVMGVLATTYTVLGGIEAVIWTDVVQVVVLIGGAILCLGASIWAVGSPATAWEMAYSADKVTLFDWSTSLDAPTSWVLFIGFFFINLVSYTTDQTVVQRYLTTKDETASARSIWLNAIMVIPTGILFMALGTSLWVFYEVHPELATPESADQIVPWFIVRELPVGVAGLVIAGIFAAAMSSLDSSMNSIASAIVNDFWLRVKGEATPHQELRIARILTLIIGALGTAMALIMGVLNITSLFDYFNLMIGMLGGGLAGIFLLAVFTTRTHWIGAIVGLISGAIATGIVQFDTSIHVYLAGAAGTVTCFIVGYLSSWVIPCTRNDLAGLTIHTMRRPQSQPQEEVACPPSMKVSTR from the coding sequence ATGAATTGGAAAAGAATTGGGGCAATTCTGGTAATGACTCCTGGTATTGCCAGCGAGTTGTGGGCGCAAGAAGTTGTTGCCACTAAGCAAGCGGATCCGGTTTCTTTTAGTTGGATCAATTGGGTTGTCTTGGTCGCCTATTTAGCCGGAATGATCGGAGTGGGGATCTTCTTCTCTCGCCGAGAATCGGATAGCCGTGACTTTTTTTTAGCCGGGGGTCGTATCCCGTGGTGGGCGGCCGGGCTGTCCATATACGGTACGCAGTTGTCAGCGATTACCTTTATGTCGGTGCCTGCGTTGGCACTAACCCAGGGGGGCAATTGGACCAGGCTGGTAGGTAGCTGGACGATCTTGCTGCTCGCCCCGTTGATCATTTTCTTCTTTCTGCCATTGTTTCGCAGGCTCAACGTACAAACGGCCTACGAATACCTGGAATACCGATTCAACGTGATCGTTCGCTGGCTGGCGAGCCTAACGTTTATCTCGTTTCAGGTGGGACGTATGGGAATCGTCCTGCTACTTCCTGCAGCAGCGATTTCTGCGGCTACCGGAGTCAACGTATTGTTGGCGATTGTCGTGATGGGAGTCCTGGCAACCACCTACACGGTGCTCGGCGGTATTGAAGCGGTGATCTGGACCGATGTGGTACAGGTGGTCGTTTTGATCGGCGGAGCCATTCTTTGCCTGGGAGCTTCCATCTGGGCCGTGGGCAGCCCCGCAACGGCATGGGAGATGGCCTACTCCGCCGACAAAGTCACGCTGTTTGATTGGTCGACATCGCTCGATGCTCCCACGAGTTGGGTGCTGTTTATCGGGTTCTTTTTCATCAACCTGGTCTCATATACGACCGACCAGACGGTCGTTCAACGATACTTGACTACCAAGGACGAGACGGCATCTGCTAGGAGTATCTGGCTCAACGCGATCATGGTCATACCTACGGGGATCTTATTCATGGCGTTGGGGACTTCGCTGTGGGTTTTCTACGAAGTGCATCCCGAACTAGCCACTCCGGAAAGTGCCGATCAAATTGTTCCTTGGTTCATCGTTCGCGAGCTTCCGGTGGGGGTGGCAGGCCTGGTGATTGCTGGAATCTTTGCCGCTGCGATGAGTTCGCTCGACTCGAGCATGAACTCGATTGCTTCGGCGATCGTCAACGATTTTTGGTTGCGGGTTAAAGGAGAGGCCACCCCGCATCAGGAACTACGAATTGCCCGGATTCTAACGTTGATTATTGGTGCATTAGGAACCGCGATGGCATTGATCATGGGGGTGTTGAATATAACCTCACTGTTCGACTACTTCAATTTGATGATTGGAATGCTAGGCGGAGGACTGGCGGGCATTTTCTTGCTTGCCGTTTTCACAACCCGAACGCACTGGATAGGAGCGATTGTCGGGCTGATTTCTGGTGCCATTGCTACGGGGATCGTCCAGTTTGATACCTCGATTCATGTCTATTTGGCCGGCGCTGCTGGCACGGTTACCTGTTTCATCGTGGGATATTTGTCGAGTTGGGTTATTCCCTGCACTCGGAATGATCTCGCCGGCTTAACGATTCATACCATGCGTCGTCCGCAATCTCAGCCGCAGGAAGAAGTGGCATGCCCTCCGTCGATGAAGGTCTCAACCAGATGA
- a CDS encoding pyridoxal-phosphate dependent enzyme has translation MRLESLTTSLPLTLGEGNTPLLRSRSIGPALGLTNLFFKLESLNPTGSYKDRFASAAITDMAAQGKRHVLATSSGNTGAALAAYSAAADMKCTIAVVDGAPVGKLHQMMAYGADIQKVRGFGLDAEITQGTFDFLLQAGSRTETQLQISAYQYSPTGMQGVEAISHEIVQQLGVLGQHADHVFSCAGGGGLTLAVSRGFQTLMNQGIRLPCVHCIQPSGNNTIAGPLRNGKLRAQSVACTSKISGLQVASVIDGHEVIAACRASKGTGVLVEDEAIYQAHRELCQAEGIFSEPAGAVPLAGLKQAVAEGWVSSDETVICLVTGTGFKDPASVESMLAPVTCKTVTLEQFKANVNDIYDT, from the coding sequence ATGCGACTTGAATCACTAACAACAAGCTTGCCATTGACTTTGGGTGAGGGAAATACACCGCTGCTACGTTCTCGCAGTATTGGCCCCGCTTTGGGATTGACCAATCTCTTCTTTAAACTCGAGTCGTTAAATCCCACAGGATCATACAAGGATCGATTCGCCTCGGCAGCGATCACCGACATGGCAGCCCAGGGAAAGCGTCACGTGTTAGCGACTTCCAGCGGCAACACGGGTGCCGCGTTGGCCGCTTACAGTGCTGCTGCGGATATGAAGTGCACAATTGCCGTGGTGGATGGGGCTCCAGTGGGAAAGCTGCATCAAATGATGGCCTATGGAGCCGACATTCAAAAGGTTCGCGGTTTTGGTCTCGATGCGGAAATAACGCAAGGGACGTTCGACTTTCTATTACAAGCTGGCAGCCGAACGGAAACGCAGTTGCAAATTAGCGCCTATCAATATAGTCCTACCGGCATGCAAGGCGTGGAAGCCATTAGTCACGAAATCGTCCAGCAATTGGGCGTTCTCGGCCAACACGCCGATCATGTTTTCAGTTGTGCCGGTGGTGGTGGTCTTACGTTAGCCGTGAGTCGAGGGTTCCAAACGCTGATGAACCAGGGGATAAGATTACCCTGCGTGCACTGCATTCAACCATCGGGTAACAACACGATTGCCGGTCCCCTGCGCAATGGCAAACTACGTGCACAATCGGTTGCGTGCACTTCTAAGATAAGTGGCTTGCAAGTGGCATCGGTCATTGATGGGCACGAAGTGATCGCCGCATGCCGTGCGTCGAAAGGAACAGGCGTGCTGGTCGAAGATGAAGCCATCTATCAAGCCCACCGAGAACTTTGCCAGGCGGAAGGAATCTTTTCAGAACCGGCAGGCGCAGTTCCCTTGGCTGGCCTCAAGCAAGCGGTCGCTGAAGGCTGGGTTTCCTCAGATGAGACGGTAATCTGCTTGGTAACGGGAACAGGATTCAAGGACCCTGCCTCGGTCGAGTCGATGTTAGCGCCGGTGACTTGTAAAACCGTCACACTTGAACAATTCAAAGCGAATGTGAATGATATCTACGACACCTAA
- a CDS encoding sialidase family protein, with protein MKINVSTLFPSFLFCLSMVCPICVEAKEPSSGCVTIVSREVSETASPFYRAIYADTEADRLTSSTWQSDDNGQSWRPIRSHHKLSHGLPDGYRRNPTTAVLDREKNILLSIVNSLDTPKLNPKIAEPPIAQKTYYLRYRVSEDGGRTWLCDDPIVEEGAKYDAKHPFDDLWIGKNAVYLGDNGCAPIVTQSGRVLVPAQMTIVDDQGNLVKPPKAHTYTEAVVLQGQWQKDGRLAWTSSERVAGDVSQTCRGLIEPTIVQAPDGRILMVMRGSNSHDPNVPASKWMSFSEDEGQTWSHPQRWTYDDGTPFYSPSSMSVLMRHSSGRMFWIGNITPENASGNLPRFPLVLGEVDPQSLMLIRSSTVIIDQKTPPDADRGRLDLSHVHLMEDRKSGELILTYPRAHQSYREREYVLARLRSQPLAIP; from the coding sequence ATGAAGATTAACGTTTCGACGTTGTTTCCTAGCTTCCTGTTTTGCTTGTCGATGGTCTGTCCGATCTGCGTCGAAGCTAAGGAACCGTCCTCGGGTTGCGTGACCATCGTCAGCCGCGAGGTTTCGGAAACGGCATCCCCTTTTTATCGTGCGATCTATGCCGATACGGAAGCCGATCGGCTGACAAGTTCCACTTGGCAATCGGATGACAACGGCCAGTCGTGGCGTCCTATTAGGTCGCATCATAAGTTGTCGCATGGGTTGCCGGACGGCTATCGACGCAACCCGACAACTGCGGTTCTTGATCGCGAGAAAAACATTTTGCTTTCGATCGTCAATTCGCTCGATACGCCTAAACTGAATCCAAAGATTGCTGAACCGCCGATTGCCCAGAAAACGTATTACTTGCGTTACCGTGTTTCCGAAGATGGAGGACGCACCTGGCTTTGTGATGATCCGATAGTCGAAGAGGGAGCGAAGTATGACGCAAAGCATCCTTTCGATGATCTGTGGATTGGTAAGAACGCGGTTTACCTGGGGGACAATGGTTGTGCCCCTATCGTCACCCAGAGTGGCCGCGTGCTCGTGCCAGCCCAAATGACGATCGTCGATGACCAAGGAAATTTAGTGAAACCACCCAAGGCTCACACTTATACTGAAGCGGTTGTCCTGCAGGGCCAATGGCAGAAGGATGGTCGTCTCGCGTGGACTTCCTCGGAGCGAGTTGCGGGGGATGTCTCGCAAACGTGTCGAGGCCTGATTGAACCGACCATCGTGCAGGCTCCTGACGGACGCATCCTCATGGTAATGCGCGGCAGCAATTCGCATGATCCTAACGTGCCGGCCAGCAAGTGGATGAGCTTTTCGGAAGATGAAGGGCAAACATGGAGTCACCCTCAACGATGGACCTACGATGATGGGACTCCTTTTTACTCTCCCAGCAGCATGTCGGTGCTAATGCGGCATAGTTCGGGACGCATGTTCTGGATTGGCAATATTACACCAGAAAACGCGTCGGGAAATCTGCCTCGGTTCCCGCTTGTTTTGGGAGAAGTCGATCCTCAGTCGTTGATGCTCATTCGCTCGAGTACAGTTATTATCGACCAAAAAACACCACCAGACGCCGATCGAGGCCGACTTGATTTATCGCACGTGCACTTGATGGAAGACCGTAAATCAGGCGAATTGATTTTGACCTATCCTCGCGCTCATCAGAGCTACCGAGAACGTGAATATGTCTTGGCTCGACTTCGTTCTCAGCCCCTCGCGATCCCGTAA
- a CDS encoding GntR family transcriptional regulator, translating into MATVTHNGGSRVTTRQKCYDVLRRMLICGQIAPGSRLPEIEWSERLDVHRGAVREAMVLLEHDGLLRAGEKGGFFAPLLGDFEIEEIIEARSVLETGALKLIAQRKLAKEAFQPMLELCETMQRLHDADIELGFCEADFMFHQALVALSGNSRLIQMHSHSAQLIFNLSVVDTLDVIRQKRSATLTDHREIAGMVVSGDIPSATMRLENHLETACKEFL; encoded by the coding sequence ATGGCAACAGTCACACACAATGGTGGTTCCCGCGTTACGACGCGGCAAAAGTGTTACGACGTGCTCCGCCGCATGTTGATTTGCGGTCAAATTGCACCCGGTTCTCGCTTGCCAGAGATCGAGTGGTCAGAGCGACTAGACGTTCATCGCGGCGCCGTGCGAGAAGCGATGGTGCTGCTCGAGCACGACGGTTTGTTGCGGGCCGGTGAAAAAGGAGGGTTCTTTGCTCCGCTGTTGGGTGATTTTGAAATAGAGGAAATCATTGAGGCTCGATCCGTGCTGGAGACTGGAGCCCTCAAGCTGATTGCCCAGCGGAAACTAGCGAAAGAAGCCTTTCAGCCGATGCTCGAACTGTGCGAGACAATGCAGCGTCTGCACGATGCAGATATCGAGTTGGGATTTTGCGAAGCGGACTTCATGTTTCATCAGGCCTTGGTTGCTTTAAGTGGCAATTCTCGCCTGATTCAAATGCATTCCCATTCCGCCCAACTCATATTCAACCTTTCTGTGGTCGACACGCTCGATGTCATACGTCAAAAGCGAAGTGCTACTCTCACCGATCACCGCGAGATTGCGGGGATGGTTGTTTCTGGCGATATTCCATCCGCCACGATGCGTTTAGAGAATCATTTAGAAACGGCATGCAAAGAATTTTTATAG
- a CDS encoding SDR family NAD(P)-dependent oxidoreductase has protein sequence MTNRPVVLITGASQGLGAATALEFSRSGYDCFLVARNRPNLEAVASLITTDGGNAAVCAGDLGDLSFAQASVQQCLYKFGRIDVLVNNAAWRRIGTMRQMELDEWETTLRICLTAPAFLAKWCGEAMQAAQSGVILNVSSIQANLAPGICPAYVAAKGGLDALTYELAALYGPYGIRVLGLNLGAIDTEMSADYVAENGDNLSQDLRRFAEDMIPLRRFAEPQEMARSIVMLADNRASYMTGTCLEIDGGWSHQATPYSLKHRQFPQEFSK, from the coding sequence ATGACGAACCGTCCTGTCGTATTGATCACAGGTGCCTCACAAGGGTTGGGAGCAGCTACAGCGTTGGAGTTTTCTCGAAGTGGCTACGACTGTTTCCTCGTCGCACGCAATCGTCCAAATTTGGAAGCGGTCGCTTCCCTGATCACGACTGATGGTGGCAACGCTGCCGTTTGCGCTGGGGATCTTGGTGACCTGAGCTTTGCCCAGGCTTCAGTACAGCAGTGTCTGTATAAGTTTGGCCGGATAGATGTGTTGGTCAACAACGCCGCATGGCGCAGGATCGGCACGATGCGACAGATGGAACTCGACGAATGGGAAACGACGCTTCGTATCTGCCTGACGGCTCCGGCGTTTCTGGCCAAGTGGTGCGGCGAAGCAATGCAAGCAGCGCAGAGTGGAGTCATTTTGAACGTTTCAAGTATTCAAGCAAATTTGGCTCCTGGGATCTGCCCCGCATATGTGGCAGCCAAAGGTGGGCTCGATGCATTAACGTACGAATTGGCGGCGCTCTACGGTCCCTACGGAATTCGTGTCTTAGGACTCAACCTGGGAGCCATCGATACGGAAATGAGTGCGGACTACGTTGCCGAGAATGGTGACAACCTGAGTCAAGACCTACGACGTTTCGCAGAAGACATGATCCCGCTGAGACGTTTTGCTGAACCGCAGGAAATGGCGAGAAGTATCGTGATGCTGGCAGATAACCGAGCGAGTTATATGACCGGGACTTGCCTGGAAATCGACGGTGGTTGGAGTCACCAAGCCACGCCCTACTCTTTAAAACATCGACAATTCCCGCAGGAGTTTTCCAAGTAG
- a CDS encoding DUF1559 domain-containing protein: MSVISRTHGRHHAGFTLVELLVVIAIIGILIALLLPAVQQAREAANRMSCSNKLKQLGLALHNYHDTHLKFPFGRSGAPENSSVPSPQLVNSQMCITTLLPFLEQRALYDTIDFNHGFSDIENRFIYSQPVEAVLCPSNPQNEGIAYTANIAGEDDAWCTHYVPIAHSGRDGTQARDETSSVGYDKDGMFFLNSKTAFRDLVDGTSNTLAFAESVGNGPGSHYVWGWGAYSGGMATSSGINANFPLLSGWAFSNDAFNGPGSYHPGGCQSLLGDGSVRFISENIQLDTLLDLTTINGGEVIQEY, translated from the coding sequence ATGTCTGTTATTTCTCGTACACACGGTCGTCACCACGCAGGCTTTACCCTGGTGGAATTACTGGTCGTGATCGCCATCATTGGAATTTTGATCGCGCTTCTCTTGCCAGCTGTTCAGCAGGCGCGAGAGGCCGCCAATCGCATGTCGTGTTCAAACAAGCTCAAGCAACTTGGCTTGGCCCTGCACAACTATCATGACACGCATTTGAAATTCCCTTTCGGGCGAAGTGGTGCCCCCGAAAATTCATCAGTCCCTAGCCCGCAACTTGTCAATTCTCAGATGTGTATCACAACACTTCTGCCTTTTCTCGAGCAGCGAGCGTTGTACGACACCATTGATTTTAACCATGGTTTCTCGGATATCGAAAATCGTTTCATTTATTCTCAGCCGGTCGAAGCCGTTTTGTGTCCGAGTAATCCACAGAACGAAGGAATTGCGTATACGGCGAACATCGCAGGCGAAGATGATGCCTGGTGCACCCATTACGTACCGATTGCCCATAGCGGTCGAGATGGAACGCAGGCGCGAGATGAGACGAGTTCGGTGGGGTATGACAAGGATGGTATGTTCTTTCTAAACTCGAAAACGGCTTTTCGTGACTTGGTAGATGGGACGAGCAACACGTTGGCGTTCGCCGAGAGTGTCGGCAACGGTCCTGGTTCGCACTACGTATGGGGCTGGGGAGCCTATAGCGGCGGCATGGCCACAAGTAGTGGTATTAATGCGAACTTCCCACTGCTCAGCGGGTGGGCCTTCTCGAACGATGCATTCAACGGTCCGGGCAGTTATCACCCTGGCGGTTGTCAGTCGCTTTTAGGGGATGGTTCGGTCCGTTTTATCTCCGAGAACATCCAACTCGATACCCTCTTGGACCTCACGACTATCAACGGCGGCGAAGTCATACAAGAGTATTAA
- a CDS encoding succinylglutamate desuccinylase/aspartoacylase family protein gives MPSVDEGLNQMTVPRITIQGNQDGPTLLIIAGIHGDEYESIEAVHRLAEMVDQSALVGKVVLVPIANRPAFSRQSRIGDDALDLARTFPGHAEGTSTQQIAFELTRLIEEADFLIDLHTGGQALEIAPLVGYMLVADQTVLDRQRRMAQAFGLPIIWGTTPQLEGRSLSAARDAGVTAIYAEWGGGGGCQQAGVEAYIAGCLRVLAAIEMLPGHVESQEERPFVVEDDREQSGHLQRNYPSPHAGLYRALIDLQASVLPGDELGYLLDVDTLQKTVIRSSQSGQLITRRILPAVNPGDCLAVILENAELQ, from the coding sequence ATGCCCTCCGTCGATGAAGGTCTCAACCAGATGACCGTTCCGAGAATCACCATCCAAGGCAATCAAGACGGTCCGACTCTATTGATTATCGCCGGAATCCATGGCGACGAGTACGAATCGATCGAGGCGGTTCATCGCCTTGCTGAAATGGTGGATCAATCTGCATTGGTCGGAAAGGTTGTCCTGGTGCCGATCGCCAATCGTCCGGCGTTTTCTCGGCAAAGCCGAATTGGCGACGACGCGTTGGATCTCGCGCGGACGTTTCCCGGGCATGCTGAGGGAACTTCTACGCAACAGATCGCTTTCGAGCTAACCAGGCTGATTGAAGAGGCTGATTTCCTGATCGACTTGCACACCGGTGGCCAAGCGTTGGAGATTGCTCCATTGGTGGGCTATATGCTGGTTGCCGATCAAACCGTGCTCGATCGTCAGCGCCGAATGGCCCAGGCTTTCGGTTTGCCGATCATTTGGGGGACAACGCCGCAGCTGGAAGGCCGGTCACTTTCGGCTGCTCGTGACGCCGGTGTCACGGCCATTTATGCCGAGTGGGGCGGCGGTGGAGGCTGTCAACAAGCAGGCGTCGAAGCATACATAGCAGGCTGCTTGCGTGTGTTGGCCGCTATAGAGATGCTGCCTGGGCATGTAGAGTCCCAGGAGGAACGACCATTTGTGGTCGAAGACGATCGAGAACAGAGCGGTCATCTTCAACGGAATTATCCGTCTCCGCACGCCGGACTCTACCGAGCTCTCATCGACCTTCAAGCTTCCGTGTTGCCAGGCGACGAACTCGGATATTTGTTGGATGTCGATACGCTTCAGAAAACGGTAATCCGTTCATCCCAGAGTGGGCAACTCATTACGCGGCGAATACTGCCGGCTGTAAATCCGGGAGACTGCTTGGCCGTCATCCTGGAAAACGCGGAGCTACAGTGA
- a CDS encoding amino acid deaminase, whose amino-acid sequence MNLGRIENSWIDDRYKGIPGGISPFRLSEIGEHGWNLLNEDLSLPMVVIKQPELNHNRLWMKHFLRQTGAQLYPHGKTTMAPQLFAKQLEDGSQGITLATPQQVAVARHFGFSKILLANQIIGRPAAEFIVTQLKQDDQFELMCLVDSLETVRLLADTAKSCQLQRPIELLLEVGIAGGRTGVRELAKALEVATELRQHAPQLRLRGIEGFEGLISGSTVEETESLVRQYLKQLCEIANACGKQGLLNTDHPIISAGGSAFFDLVIEARDCFPFEQQPEILLRSGCYLTHDSGIYKAFQEQMLGRSSDPSPLQQGLQPALELWAYVQSRPEPTRAILNFGKRDCSFDAGLPKLEKWFRPGEHDAPQAIDPQASVRSLNDQHALVDLPDSSPLRPGDLVALGISHPCTTFDKWKLIPLVDESYNITDAIRTYF is encoded by the coding sequence ATGAATCTAGGTCGTATTGAAAACTCTTGGATTGATGATCGCTACAAGGGAATACCCGGGGGAATCTCTCCCTTTCGCCTAAGTGAGATTGGGGAGCATGGATGGAACCTTCTCAACGAAGACCTTTCGTTGCCGATGGTTGTCATTAAACAGCCAGAGTTAAACCACAACCGCTTGTGGATGAAGCACTTCCTCAGGCAAACAGGGGCCCAACTCTATCCCCATGGTAAAACCACCATGGCGCCTCAACTGTTCGCCAAGCAGTTAGAAGATGGATCGCAAGGCATTACGCTCGCGACTCCCCAACAGGTTGCCGTTGCTCGGCATTTTGGTTTCTCGAAGATCTTGTTGGCGAATCAAATCATCGGCCGGCCGGCTGCGGAATTCATCGTGACGCAACTTAAGCAGGACGATCAATTCGAGCTGATGTGCCTAGTTGATTCCCTCGAAACAGTTCGCTTACTGGCCGATACGGCAAAAAGCTGTCAGCTTCAGCGTCCGATCGAATTATTGCTCGAAGTCGGAATCGCCGGGGGAAGAACGGGCGTACGGGAACTTGCCAAAGCACTGGAAGTAGCGACAGAACTTCGCCAGCACGCTCCTCAATTGCGATTGCGGGGGATCGAAGGGTTCGAGGGGCTAATCTCAGGAAGCACCGTAGAAGAGACAGAGTCACTGGTCCGCCAATACCTTAAACAGCTTTGCGAAATTGCCAACGCTTGCGGTAAGCAAGGGCTCTTAAATACCGATCATCCCATTATTAGCGCCGGCGGATCTGCCTTCTTCGATCTAGTGATTGAGGCACGAGATTGTTTTCCCTTTGAACAGCAACCTGAGATACTTCTCCGAAGTGGGTGCTACCTGACGCATGACTCAGGCATCTACAAGGCATTTCAAGAGCAAATGCTTGGCCGCTCCTCCGATCCAAGCCCTTTGCAGCAAGGGCTTCAGCCTGCGTTGGAACTGTGGGCCTATGTCCAGTCGCGCCCCGAACCAACACGGGCCATTCTCAATTTTGGTAAGCGAGACTGCTCTTTCGACGCAGGCCTTCCCAAGTTAGAGAAATGGTTCCGTCCCGGTGAGCATGATGCTCCTCAGGCAATCGATCCCCAGGCTTCTGTGCGTTCTCTGAATGATCAACACGCTTTGGTCGATTTGCCAGACAGCTCACCCCTCAGACCTGGCGATTTGGTTGCATTAGGTATCTCGCATCCATGTACCACTTTCGATAAGTGGAAGCTTATCCCCTTGGTGGATGAATCTTATAACATTACCGATGCGATTCGAACGTATTTTTGA
- a CDS encoding dihydrodipicolinate synthase family protein: MSTRLTSAICTPLHSHGELHVDGLLTHVVAQLNAGIDGLLVAGTMGLMQLQTDTTYEQLIDVSSSAVAGRCELWVGVGDTSFARTLARIRTAQKYSLDGLVVLTPYLMKFSPEELRRYFWQLADAAQRPVFLYDLPGLTGTELSMELIAQVVQHPNIHGLKCTRSWEWTVDLWNRFGDLTRVVPAQPERVADLIRLGVPDNLDGLFALFPNHSRALADAADRGDFDEADRIQAELSAFLPIAREVGLFGSVTAVLNAMGIAGEMAPEPYHRLDDQQRAHLLSQTAIQQLIEDEMKLSLTQPSS, translated from the coding sequence ATGTCAACACGACTAACATCCGCGATTTGCACTCCCCTCCATTCGCACGGAGAGCTTCACGTCGATGGCCTCTTGACTCATGTCGTAGCACAGTTAAACGCTGGAATCGACGGGCTCTTGGTGGCCGGTACGATGGGGCTAATGCAGCTTCAAACCGATACTACCTACGAGCAATTGATTGATGTAAGCAGTTCGGCAGTCGCTGGCCGCTGCGAATTGTGGGTAGGTGTCGGTGATACTAGCTTTGCACGAACGCTTGCCCGAATTCGGACCGCGCAGAAGTATTCCCTCGATGGACTTGTCGTGCTGACACCGTACCTGATGAAATTTTCGCCAGAAGAGCTTCGTCGTTATTTCTGGCAATTGGCCGATGCTGCTCAGCGACCGGTGTTTCTCTACGACCTGCCGGGGCTAACAGGGACTGAGTTGTCGATGGAGTTGATCGCACAGGTTGTCCAGCATCCCAATATTCATGGCCTGAAGTGCACACGAAGCTGGGAGTGGACGGTCGATCTGTGGAATCGATTTGGCGATCTTACACGAGTGGTTCCGGCACAACCAGAACGTGTAGCCGATCTGATCCGGCTTGGTGTGCCGGACAATCTTGACGGCTTGTTCGCCTTGTTCCCGAATCATTCGAGGGCATTGGCAGACGCGGCTGATCGAGGTGATTTCGACGAAGCCGACCGCATTCAAGCCGAACTGTCGGCATTCCTTCCGATTGCTCGCGAGGTTGGACTGTTTGGTTCGGTCACAGCAGTTCTCAATGCAATGGGAATCGCTGGCGAAATGGCACCGGAACCTTATCATCGTCTTGATGACCAGCAGAGAGCCCACTTATTGTCGCAAACGGCAATTCAACAGCTGATCGAGGATGAAATGAAATTATCCTTAACACAGCCCAGTTCGTAA
- a CDS encoding HEAT repeat domain-containing protein, whose product MHAAEALTMAGHGEEVINALSGKLEMTNDDQHRCGLARELYRAGDKNALAVFNEVLTSQNTHGHGHACESLFKVGQTGDQRLLKPYFTDDSEPIKQLLAAAALANGDTKLALQKIRDLVEAKDDKVAGIAAWILTVHGNANDIDRLRMRMVAIERPQHKIFFTVALAVLGDQASINSLQEELDSQDTAIRTYAAEFCGRAGIHESHEALTTLLKDEEVDVRIRAAQSLLLLENR is encoded by the coding sequence ATGCATGCCGCAGAAGCATTGACCATGGCTGGTCATGGCGAAGAAGTTATTAATGCCCTGTCGGGGAAACTTGAAATGACCAACGACGATCAGCACCGCTGCGGCCTTGCCCGCGAGTTGTATCGCGCCGGAGACAAGAACGCCTTGGCGGTGTTCAACGAGGTCCTTACTTCGCAGAACACGCATGGTCATGGGCATGCATGTGAGTCCCTTTTTAAGGTTGGTCAAACAGGGGACCAGCGGCTGTTGAAGCCCTATTTCACAGATGACTCAGAGCCGATCAAGCAGTTACTTGCTGCGGCAGCGCTGGCAAATGGAGACACGAAGCTCGCACTGCAGAAGATCAGAGATCTGGTCGAGGCAAAGGATGACAAGGTTGCCGGAATCGCTGCTTGGATTCTGACCGTGCATGGAAATGCAAATGACATCGATCGATTACGCATGCGCATGGTGGCCATAGAACGACCTCAACACAAAATATTCTTCACCGTAGCATTGGCTGTCCTAGGGGACCAAGCTTCCATTAATTCACTCCAAGAGGAACTCGATTCCCAGGATACGGCGATACGCACTTATGCAGCGGAATTTTGTGGAAGAGCAGGGATTCACGAATCACATGAAGCATTGACAACTTTATTAAAGGACGAAGAAGTCGACGTACGAATTCGGGCGGCGCAATCCCTGCTGTTATTGGAAAATCGCTGA